In one Streptomyces sp. T12 genomic region, the following are encoded:
- a CDS encoding RICIN domain-containing protein codes for MRRAYAVLLALCLALAGALATAGPAQAAPQTVTNGTQFTDTSGNPVHAHGGGVIKVGSYYYWFGEHRNADNTFRYVDAYRSTDLKNWEFRNHVLTQSSSSELATANIERPKVMYNASTGKFVMWMHKENGTDYSEARAAVAVSDTVDGNYTWQGSFRPLGQHMSRDITVFVDTDGTGYMASAARENYDLQIYRLTSDYTGIAALVADPWHGGHREAPALFKRNGVYFMLTSGATGWNPNQQQYATATSIAGPWTAMTNIGDSTTYGSQTAYVLPVQGTSTTSYLYLGDRWGNSFGGTVNDSRYVWLPLTFPSSTSMSMSWTPEVTIDTATGSISGTSATYNTLVARHSGRCADVTSQSLWAGAQIKQYDCNGGNNQKYWFKSVGSGYYQLMVRSSSLCVQENANTVTQENCNASSTNQQWSLTTTGSYVNVKSRATGECLDVNGASTANSAAIITYTCNGGTNQQWTRGT; via the coding sequence ATGAGACGTGCGTACGCGGTTCTGCTCGCCCTCTGTCTGGCCCTGGCCGGCGCCCTGGCCACCGCCGGCCCCGCCCAGGCGGCGCCCCAGACCGTCACCAACGGCACGCAGTTCACCGACACCTCGGGCAACCCTGTGCACGCGCACGGCGGCGGGGTCATCAAGGTCGGCTCCTACTACTACTGGTTCGGCGAGCACCGCAACGCCGACAACACCTTCCGGTACGTGGACGCCTACCGCTCCACCGACCTGAAGAACTGGGAGTTCAGGAACCACGTCCTGACCCAGTCGAGCTCCTCGGAGCTGGCCACCGCCAACATCGAGCGCCCGAAGGTCATGTACAACGCCTCCACCGGCAAGTTCGTGATGTGGATGCACAAGGAGAACGGCACCGACTACAGCGAGGCCCGCGCAGCCGTCGCCGTCTCCGACACCGTCGACGGCAACTACACCTGGCAGGGCAGCTTCCGCCCGCTCGGCCAGCACATGTCCCGTGACATCACGGTCTTCGTCGACACCGACGGCACCGGCTACATGGCCTCCGCCGCCCGCGAGAACTACGACCTGCAGATCTACCGCCTGACCAGCGACTACACGGGCATCGCGGCCCTGGTCGCCGACCCCTGGCACGGTGGCCACCGAGAGGCCCCCGCCCTGTTCAAGCGGAACGGCGTCTACTTCATGCTGACGTCGGGCGCCACCGGCTGGAACCCCAACCAGCAGCAGTACGCCACGGCCACCAGCATCGCCGGCCCCTGGACCGCGATGACGAACATCGGCGACTCCACGACGTACGGCTCGCAGACCGCGTACGTCCTTCCCGTGCAGGGCACTTCGACCACCTCGTACCTCTACCTGGGCGACCGCTGGGGCAACTCCTTCGGCGGCACCGTCAACGACTCCCGCTACGTCTGGCTGCCGCTGACCTTCCCCTCCTCGACCTCGATGTCCATGTCCTGGACCCCGGAGGTCACCATCGACACGGCCACCGGGTCGATCAGCGGGACGAGCGCCACGTACAACACGCTCGTCGCACGACACAGCGGCAGGTGCGCCGACGTCACCAGCCAGTCGCTGTGGGCCGGCGCCCAGATCAAGCAGTACGACTGCAACGGCGGCAACAACCAGAAGTACTGGTTCAAGTCGGTGGGCAGCGGCTACTACCAGCTGATGGTCAGGAGCAGCTCCCTGTGCGTCCAGGAGAACGCGAACACGGTCACCCAGGAGAACTGCAACGCCTCCTCGACCAACCAGCAGTGGTCGCTCACCACCACCGGCTCCTACGTGAACGTCAAGTCCCGGGCGACCGGCGAGTGCCTGGACGTGAACGGCGCGTCCACCGCCAACTCCGCCGCGATCATCACGTACACCTGCAACGGAGGAACCAACCAGCAGTGGACGCGCGGAACCTGA
- a CDS encoding rhamnogalacturonan lyase B N-terminal domain-containing protein, translated as MSGSANRPVRRRTFVLGTAAAAGTAALSGTASAAAFGWSDDGSNYVVDTGANLVFKVSKSNGDLTSLVYRGTEYQGYGGMNSHIESGLGSSTVSIKQSGSTILISVAYGTLRHYYAARSGENNIYLWTNKADTSVSATRYILRVKKGLFLNDQPDSYTYTNSTIEASDVFAKSDGQTRSKHYSKLRVMDYDYTGWSGGGVGLWIVRSNHEKASGGPFYRSLLRHQSADGGGLYEILYYGQNQTEAQRFGLQGPYVIALTDGGAPSSSLFPGTLTTSWADSLGMSGYVGASGRGKVAGVGISGRNTAYPYTVGLANSAAQYWGSARSSDGYFSIGGVLPGTYTLTVFKGELAVHTASVSVTAGGTTTLNTIAIPSSNDPSNASAIWRIGDWNGAPSGFKNADLMTYAHPSDVRAASWTGNVVIGNNETASFPCYLWKDVNSGILVYFKLTAAQAAAAHTLRIGVTTAYANGRPQVSVNGNWTSAIPSPPTQPNTRSLTNGSYRGNNHTFTYSVPASAWLTDTGQYNVLKIDVVSGSGTTGYLSAGTAIDAIDLLA; from the coding sequence ATGTCCGGATCCGCCAACAGACCGGTCCGACGCCGCACCTTCGTGCTCGGCACCGCGGCCGCCGCCGGCACAGCAGCGCTGAGCGGCACGGCCTCCGCCGCGGCCTTCGGCTGGAGCGACGACGGCTCGAACTACGTCGTCGACACCGGCGCCAACCTCGTCTTCAAGGTCAGCAAGTCCAACGGCGACCTGACCTCGCTGGTCTACCGCGGCACGGAGTACCAGGGCTACGGCGGCATGAACTCGCACATCGAGTCCGGCCTCGGCAGCTCCACGGTGTCCATCAAGCAGTCGGGTTCGACGATCCTGATCTCGGTCGCCTACGGCACGCTGCGGCACTACTACGCGGCCCGCAGCGGCGAGAACAACATCTACCTGTGGACCAACAAGGCCGACACGTCGGTCTCCGCGACCCGCTACATCCTGCGCGTGAAGAAGGGCCTGTTCCTCAACGACCAGCCCGACTCCTACACGTACACGAACAGCACCATCGAGGCCTCGGACGTCTTCGCCAAGTCCGACGGCCAGACCCGCTCCAAGCACTACTCCAAGCTCCGGGTGATGGACTACGACTACACCGGCTGGAGCGGCGGCGGCGTCGGCCTGTGGATCGTGCGCAGCAACCACGAGAAGGCGTCCGGCGGCCCGTTCTACCGCTCGCTGCTGCGGCACCAGAGCGCGGACGGCGGTGGTCTGTACGAGATCCTGTACTACGGCCAGAACCAGACCGAGGCCCAGCGCTTCGGCCTCCAGGGCCCGTACGTCATCGCCCTCACGGACGGCGGGGCGCCCTCCTCGTCGCTGTTCCCGGGCACGCTCACCACGTCGTGGGCGGACTCGCTCGGCATGTCCGGGTACGTCGGCGCGAGCGGGCGCGGCAAGGTGGCCGGCGTCGGGATCTCCGGGCGGAACACGGCGTACCCGTACACCGTCGGGCTCGCCAACTCGGCGGCCCAGTACTGGGGTTCGGCGCGGTCGTCGGACGGCTACTTCTCGATCGGGGGTGTGCTGCCGGGGACGTACACCCTCACCGTCTTCAAGGGTGAACTCGCCGTCCACACGGCCTCGGTGTCGGTCACCGCCGGTGGCACGACCACCCTCAACACGATCGCCATCCCGTCCTCGAACGACCCGAGCAACGCCAGCGCCATCTGGCGGATCGGCGACTGGAACGGCGCGCCCAGCGGCTTCAAGAACGCCGACCTGATGACGTACGCGCACCCCTCGGACGTCCGCGCGGCCTCCTGGACCGGCAACGTGGTGATCGGCAACAACGAGACGGCGTCCTTCCCCTGCTACCTCTGGAAGGACGTCAACAGCGGGATCCTCGTGTACTTCAAGCTGACGGCGGCCCAGGCGGCGGCCGCGCACACCCTGCGGATCGGGGTGACGACGGCGTACGCCAACGGCCGCCCCCAGGTGTCGGTCAACGGCAACTGGACGTCCGCCATCCCCTCCCCGCCCACGCAGCCGAACACCCGGTCGCTGACCAACGGTTCGTACCGGGGCAACAACCACACGTTCACCTACAGCGTGCCGGCGTCCGCCTGGCTGACGGACACCGGCCAGTACAACGTGCTGAAGATCGACGTGGTGAGCGGTTCGGGGACGACGGGCTATCTCAGCGCGGGCACGGCGATCGACGCGATCGACCTGCTCGCCTGA
- a CDS encoding rhamnogalacturonan acetylesterase — MRRFNRAALAAVTLSTGLSVLTAVPAQAHEPYGAQRPLGIENCTATACHFDVPAGTYDVKVILGGEAASSTSVAGETRRALLPETAAPAGEHVARSFTVNVRTPEGEPTGPAGTPGLDLVLGGSAPALADIKVTPARHARQVFLVGDSTVCDQPGDPYSGWGQQLPQYLRKGVSVANYADSGESTVTYLENPQLWATVQPQIRPGDLVLIQLAHNDKTTDEATYRANLETLVAGVREKGGEPVLVTPIVRRWFNADGTLNNGTALLVNGLGVDHPAVIRSVAAAEGVPLIDLTAKTKALVESLGVEASKALYLYNEKRDNTHTSVHGATVYAGLVRDELAARHLVPEGLVRVG; from the coding sequence ATGAGACGTTTCAACCGTGCCGCTCTGGCGGCGGTGACGCTGAGCACCGGCCTGTCGGTCCTGACGGCCGTACCGGCTCAGGCGCATGAGCCGTACGGCGCTCAGCGTCCCCTCGGCATCGAGAACTGCACCGCCACCGCCTGCCACTTCGACGTCCCGGCCGGCACGTACGACGTGAAGGTCATCCTCGGCGGCGAGGCCGCGTCGAGCACGAGCGTCGCCGGTGAGACCCGCCGCGCCCTGCTCCCCGAGACGGCCGCCCCTGCGGGCGAGCACGTCGCCCGCAGCTTCACCGTGAACGTCCGCACGCCCGAGGGCGAGCCGACGGGCCCCGCAGGGACTCCCGGCCTGGACCTGGTCCTCGGCGGCTCGGCACCCGCGCTCGCCGACATCAAGGTCACCCCGGCCCGGCACGCCCGCCAGGTCTTCCTCGTCGGTGACTCCACGGTCTGCGACCAGCCCGGCGACCCGTACTCCGGCTGGGGCCAGCAGCTGCCGCAGTACCTCCGCAAGGGCGTGTCCGTCGCCAACTACGCCGACTCCGGCGAGAGTACGGTCACCTACTTGGAGAACCCGCAGCTCTGGGCCACCGTCCAGCCGCAGATCCGCCCCGGCGACCTGGTCCTGATCCAGCTCGCCCACAACGACAAGACGACCGACGAGGCGACCTACCGCGCCAACCTGGAGACCCTGGTGGCAGGCGTGCGGGAGAAGGGCGGCGAGCCGGTCCTCGTCACCCCGATCGTGCGCCGCTGGTTCAACGCCGACGGCACGCTCAACAACGGCACGGCCCTGCTGGTGAACGGCCTCGGCGTGGACCACCCGGCAGTCATCCGCTCGGTCGCCGCCGCCGAGGGCGTCCCGCTGATCGACCTGACGGCGAAGACGAAGGCGCTGGTGGAGTCCCTGGGCGTCGAGGCCTCCAAGGCGCTGTACCTCTACAACGAGAAGCGGGACAACACCCACACCTCGGTGCATGGTGCGACGGTGTACGCGGGCCTGGTCCGCGACGAACTCGCCGCCCGGCATCTGGTGCCCGAGGGCCTGGTGCGGGTGGGATGA
- a CDS encoding DUF2264 domain-containing protein produces the protein MHLPPDDRNRSPHTGYTRAHWEAAADALLAAVEPYATEDRALYHFPGDRESWSGRLSDGLEGYARTLLLAAFRRDETALERYADGLAAGVSGVWPRIEDRSQPLVEAASIALALRLTRPLLWDRLDDGVRQRAAAWLGDAVTAEAWPCNWELFPVTVGGFLQEVGHEAEESRKAIDRGLERIEDWYVGGGWYTDGDGRKFDYYNGWAMHLYPVLHAWLAQDERLLELYGGRLSRHLEDYARLFGADGAPMHQGRSLTYRFATTAPLWLGALTGRTPLTPGVTRRLASGALKYFLERGAVDARGLLTLGWHGPDEAVLQGYSGPASPYWASKAFLGLLLPPDHEVWTAAEEPAPSERANALTPIAAPNWLVQSTSSDGLVRLHNHGSEDVRYDPYYTRLAYSTVTKPSSSYDNSVIVGDDPSRTDIVPLGVGEGWAASRHSVGDGIRVGSVVLAEGAVEVRIHRVVGAAPGTAVRVTGWAAGEGVEAELVPVSGLLSDSEPTGLTGSTAPMGLPGLPGLPGLTGDGPSVFVALARLTAEPDPVPLQELVAVQVAESGEIHVRWSSGREWRVRLDENGVGVTPA, from the coding sequence ATGCACCTGCCCCCCGACGACCGCAACCGCAGCCCGCACACCGGCTACACCCGCGCCCACTGGGAGGCGGCCGCCGACGCCCTGCTCGCCGCGGTGGAGCCGTACGCCACCGAGGACCGCGCCCTGTACCACTTCCCCGGCGACCGCGAGAGCTGGTCGGGCCGCCTCTCCGACGGGCTGGAGGGCTACGCCCGCACGCTGCTCCTGGCGGCCTTCCGCCGGGACGAGACGGCGTTGGAGCGCTACGCCGACGGACTCGCGGCGGGCGTGTCGGGGGTCTGGCCCCGTATCGAGGACCGCAGCCAGCCCCTGGTCGAGGCGGCGTCGATCGCCCTCGCGCTGCGGCTGACGCGGCCGCTGCTGTGGGACCGGCTGGACGACGGGGTGCGGCAGCGGGCGGCGGCCTGGCTCGGGGACGCGGTGACGGCCGAAGCCTGGCCCTGCAACTGGGAGTTGTTCCCGGTGACGGTGGGCGGCTTCCTCCAGGAGGTCGGCCACGAGGCCGAGGAGTCGCGCAAGGCGATCGACCGGGGGCTTGAGCGCATCGAGGACTGGTACGTCGGTGGCGGCTGGTACACGGACGGCGACGGCCGGAAGTTCGACTACTACAACGGCTGGGCGATGCACCTGTACCCGGTGCTGCACGCCTGGCTGGCGCAGGACGAGCGGCTGTTGGAGCTGTACGGGGGTCGGCTCTCACGGCATCTGGAGGACTACGCCCGCCTGTTCGGCGCCGACGGCGCCCCCATGCACCAGGGCCGCTCCCTGACCTACCGTTTCGCGACCACGGCCCCGCTGTGGCTCGGCGCCCTGACGGGCCGTACGCCGCTCACGCCGGGCGTGACGAGGCGGCTGGCCTCCGGCGCGCTGAAGTACTTCCTGGAGCGTGGCGCGGTGGATGCGCGCGGGCTGCTCACCCTCGGCTGGCACGGCCCCGATGAGGCGGTCCTGCAGGGCTATTCGGGCCCGGCGTCCCCTTACTGGGCGAGCAAGGCCTTCCTCGGCCTGCTGCTGCCGCCGGACCACGAGGTCTGGACGGCGGCCGAGGAGCCCGCCCCGTCCGAGCGCGCCAACGCGCTCACGCCGATCGCCGCCCCCAACTGGCTTGTGCAGTCCACGAGTTCGGACGGCTTGGTCCGCCTCCACAACCACGGCAGCGAGGACGTCCGCTACGACCCCTACTACACGCGCCTCGCCTACTCGACGGTGACGAAGCCTTCGTCGTCGTACGACAACAGCGTGATCGTGGGCGACGATCCGAGCCGCACGGACATCGTGCCGCTGGGGGTGGGGGAGGGGTGGGCCGCCTCCCGGCACTCGGTCGGCGACGGAATCCGGGTCGGCAGTGTGGTGCTGGCCGAGGGCGCGGTGGAGGTGCGCATCCACCGGGTCGTGGGCGCGGCTCCCGGGACGGCGGTGCGGGTGACGGGGTGGGCTGCGGGGGAGGGCGTCGAGGCGGAACTCGTGCCTGTGTCCGGCCTGTTGAGCGACTCCGAGCCGACGGGTCTGACGGGTTCGACGGCTCCTATGGGCCTGCCGGGTCTGCCGGGTCTGCCGGGTCTGACGGGGGACGGTCCCAGCGTGTTCGTCGCTCTCGCCCGCCTCACCGCCGAGCCGGACCCCGTACCGCTTCAGGAGCTGGTGGCCGTACAGGTGGCCGAGTCGGGCGAGATCCACGTCCGCTGGAGCTCGGGGCGCGAGTGGCGGGTCCGGCTGGATGAGAACGGGGTGGGCGTCACGCCCGCCTGA
- a CDS encoding isocitrate lyase/phosphoenolpyruvate mutase family protein, with translation MTAFADLHHGDEPLLLPNAWDHASARALAAEGFPAIGTTSLGVAAAAGLPDGTSATRDETLRLALDLGSDPYLVSVDAEDGYSEDPGQVGEFARQLQAVGAAGINLEDRLGSLALHAAKIAAVKSAAPGLFVNARTDTYWLGDGAETAERLDAYQRAGADGVFVPGLTEPRRIAALVRHLDVPLNILYTPTGPTVPHLADLGVRRVSLGSLLYRRALGAALEAVVDIREGRTPQGGVPSYGAVDALSRRGDLPHSDEP, from the coding sequence ATGACCGCGTTCGCCGACCTCCACCACGGCGACGAGCCCCTGCTGCTCCCCAACGCCTGGGACCACGCCTCGGCGAGGGCGCTCGCCGCCGAGGGCTTTCCCGCGATCGGTACGACGAGCCTCGGTGTCGCCGCGGCCGCCGGTCTGCCCGACGGGACATCGGCCACCCGTGACGAGACACTCCGGCTCGCCCTCGACCTCGGCTCGGATCCGTATCTCGTCTCGGTGGACGCGGAGGACGGTTACAGCGAAGACCCCGGCCAGGTGGGGGAGTTCGCCCGTCAGCTCCAGGCCGTCGGAGCCGCCGGGATCAACCTGGAGGACCGCCTCGGCTCCCTCGCACTGCACGCCGCGAAGATCGCCGCGGTCAAGTCGGCGGCACCCGGCCTCTTCGTCAACGCCCGCACCGACACGTACTGGCTGGGTGACGGAGCGGAGACCGCCGAACGCCTCGACGCCTATCAACGGGCGGGCGCCGACGGCGTGTTCGTGCCGGGTCTCACCGAACCCCGCCGGATCGCCGCCCTGGTGAGGCATCTCGATGTTCCCCTCAACATCCTCTACACCCCGACCGGCCCCACCGTCCCCCACCTCGCCGACCTCGGCGTCCGTCGCGTCAGCCTCGGCTCGCTGCTCTATCGGCGGGCACTCGGCGCGGCGCTGGAAGCGGTCGTGGACATCAGGGAGGGACGGACACCGCAGGGGGGTGTCCCGTCGTACGGTGCCGTGGACGCGCTCAGCCGCCGGGGCGACCTGCCTCACAGCGACGAGCCGTAG
- a CDS encoding trypsin-like serine protease, with product MSAIRATAVTAAACATVLATALPSSAINSYNATPAPERTEVGALVATWDNDGDPATPDRVDWVCSGTMIDADTFLTAAHCTTDWPDNVKFYVSLDQDVQAGLDAAAKKYPGDPAAQARAVAVQGTAHSHPDFPGPASDTHDISVIELPAAKVKARWMFTPATLPTANQLGALGPRGLNATDWFVAGYGTQEAANGPGGQTHPGGGVRMKAPVTFDALNDSWARLAMTAPQGNGGACYGDSGGPNFAVIGGRNVLAATTITGDTPCYATNVTYRLDTPGARAFLSPFVKLP from the coding sequence TTGTCAGCCATACGCGCCACCGCCGTCACCGCGGCCGCCTGTGCGACCGTGCTCGCCACGGCGCTGCCGTCCTCGGCCATCAACTCGTACAACGCGACGCCCGCCCCCGAACGCACCGAGGTCGGCGCGCTCGTGGCCACCTGGGACAACGACGGCGATCCCGCGACCCCGGACCGGGTCGACTGGGTCTGCTCCGGCACCATGATCGACGCCGACACCTTCCTGACCGCCGCGCACTGCACCACCGACTGGCCCGACAACGTGAAGTTCTACGTGTCACTGGACCAGGACGTGCAGGCCGGCCTCGACGCCGCCGCCAAGAAGTACCCCGGCGACCCGGCCGCCCAGGCGAGGGCCGTCGCCGTACAAGGCACCGCCCACAGCCACCCCGACTTCCCGGGGCCCGCGTCGGACACCCACGACATCTCGGTGATCGAGCTGCCCGCCGCGAAGGTCAAGGCCCGCTGGATGTTCACCCCGGCCACCCTGCCCACCGCGAACCAGCTCGGCGCGCTCGGACCGCGGGGCCTGAACGCCACCGACTGGTTCGTCGCCGGATACGGCACCCAGGAGGCCGCCAACGGCCCCGGCGGGCAGACCCACCCCGGCGGCGGTGTCCGGATGAAGGCGCCCGTCACCTTCGACGCCCTCAACGACTCCTGGGCACGCCTTGCCATGACCGCGCCGCAGGGCAACGGCGGTGCCTGCTACGGCGACTCGGGCGGCCCCAACTTCGCGGTGATCGGCGGCAGGAACGTCCTGGCCGCCACCACGATCACCGGGGACACCCCGTGCTACGCGACGAACGTGACGTACCGCCTGGACACCCCGGGCGCCCGAGCCTTCCTGTCGCCGTTCGTGAAACTCCCGTAA
- a CDS encoding TetR-like C-terminal domain-containing protein: MARAGLTADRLTAAAADLADEVGFEKVSLSALARHFGVKDASLYSHVRNLQDLRTRVALLAGGEMIDRIAAAVAGRAGKDALAAFADAYREYALQHPGRYAATQIRVDQALVADSPAMRRTAEITYGMLRAYGLEEPDLTDAVRLLRSTFHGYCALESTGAFGAPREVRKSWERAVDALHVALVNWPRSEHDRQPAQLSP; encoded by the coding sequence ATGGCCCGCGCAGGACTCACCGCCGACCGGCTCACCGCGGCCGCGGCCGATCTCGCCGACGAGGTCGGCTTCGAGAAGGTCAGCCTGTCCGCGCTGGCCCGGCACTTCGGGGTGAAGGACGCGAGCTTGTACTCGCACGTCAGGAATCTCCAGGACCTGCGGACGCGGGTCGCGCTGCTGGCCGGCGGCGAGATGATCGACCGGATCGCCGCCGCCGTCGCCGGACGCGCCGGCAAGGACGCGCTCGCCGCCTTCGCGGACGCCTACCGGGAGTACGCCCTTCAGCACCCGGGCCGATACGCCGCGACCCAGATCCGCGTCGACCAGGCCCTCGTCGCCGACTCCCCCGCCATGCGCCGCACCGCCGAGATCACCTACGGCATGCTCCGCGCCTACGGCCTCGAGGAACCCGACCTCACCGACGCCGTCCGCCTGCTGCGCAGCACCTTCCACGGCTACTGCGCCCTGGAGTCCACCGGCGCCTTCGGCGCTCCCCGGGAGGTACGCAAGTCCTGGGAGCGCGCCGTCGACGCCCTGCACGTGGCACTCGTGAACTGGCCACGCAGCGAGCACGACCGGCAGCCGGCCCAGTTGTCCCCCTGA
- a CDS encoding phosphotransferase — MTTTEIEITAELVRDLLRDQHPDLADRPVKLGARGWDNQLWRLGDDLAVRLPWATQTADVLLRKEHAWLPALAPHLPLPVPVPQRLGEPSERFPRPWIVTTWVPGSPADQAPATRAAEAADALAAFLTALHRPAPDGAPAGRGRGGPLADHAEGVAKGLASATEMGLIADPDAVRAVWEDAVAAPEWTGPALWLHGDLHPANILTADGTFCGVIDFGEVCAGDPACDLAAAWVLLPDGAADRFHAAYQPTPDAATLRRARGWAVMRALGGILIGEAGVQGRPGGKPTWGPPGHAALRRLTR, encoded by the coding sequence ATGACCACCACAGAGATCGAAATCACCGCGGAGCTGGTCCGGGACCTCTTGCGGGACCAGCACCCCGACCTCGCCGACCGCCCCGTGAAGCTCGGCGCACGGGGCTGGGACAACCAGCTGTGGCGGCTCGGCGACGACCTCGCCGTCCGGTTGCCCTGGGCGACGCAGACCGCGGACGTGCTGCTGCGCAAGGAGCACGCCTGGCTCCCCGCCCTCGCCCCGCACCTGCCCCTGCCGGTCCCGGTCCCGCAGCGCCTCGGCGAGCCGTCCGAGCGGTTTCCGCGGCCGTGGATCGTCACCACCTGGGTCCCGGGCTCGCCCGCCGATCAGGCGCCCGCCACGCGCGCAGCCGAGGCGGCCGACGCCTTGGCCGCCTTCCTGACGGCTCTTCACCGCCCCGCCCCCGACGGGGCGCCGGCCGGCCGTGGCCGCGGGGGGCCGCTGGCCGACCACGCCGAGGGGGTCGCCAAAGGTTTGGCCTCGGCCACCGAGATGGGGCTCATCGCCGACCCGGATGCCGTCCGCGCGGTCTGGGAGGACGCCGTCGCCGCGCCCGAGTGGACGGGCCCGGCGCTGTGGCTCCACGGCGACCTGCACCCGGCCAACATCCTCACCGCGGACGGCACCTTCTGCGGGGTGATCGACTTCGGCGAGGTCTGCGCGGGTGATCCGGCCTGCGATCTCGCCGCCGCTTGGGTCTTGCTGCCGGACGGCGCCGCCGACCGTTTCCACGCCGCCTACCAGCCGACCCCGGACGCCGCGACCCTGCGCCGGGCCCGCGGCTGGGCGGTGATGCGAGCCCTCGGCGGCATCCTCATCGGAGAGGCGGGTGTCCAGGGCCGGCCCGGAGGCAAGCCCACCTGGGGTCCTCCCGGCCACGCCGCACTGCGCCGCCTCACCCGGTAG
- a CDS encoding jacalin-like lectin, whose amino-acid sequence MRRLIGTLAAAALALTGLATTGSTPAVAAPTGTFNVLTYNVAGLPEGLSSGNPEKNTPLISPRLAAYDIVNVQEDFNYHAALYAGDNHPYRTATSGGVPFGDGLNTLSDRAFEDFERVKWNDCTGTNCLTPKGFSLARVRLAEGVFVDLYNVHTNADDTNDALAARRANVEQLSDFIQANSSGNAVIVMGDTNTRYTRSGDNIRTLADENGLTDAWVQLVKGGVRPTQGADALLCPTTAPPNGCEVVDKVLYRGSKLLTLDATRYNNEWASFLDSAGGNLSDHFPHTVDFSYTLNSALKASDFFGGPHGTAFNDAHNLPTSTSASPRTLTLRGSSRLDAVSLTHDGGTALTHGGTGGTATSLTLASGEHLTTVKLTQGQKDGRTRIFSASFTTDKGRSLSAGTATSDAKTFTAPSGWQIIGFTGRAGDEVDKLGVLYAPIG is encoded by the coding sequence ATGAGAAGACTGATCGGCACGCTCGCGGCCGCAGCCCTGGCCCTCACCGGCCTCGCCACCACCGGCTCGACCCCCGCGGTGGCCGCCCCCACCGGCACCTTCAACGTCCTGACCTACAACGTCGCGGGCCTTCCGGAAGGCCTGAGCTCCGGCAACCCGGAGAAGAACACCCCGCTGATCTCGCCGCGGCTGGCGGCGTACGACATCGTGAACGTCCAGGAGGACTTCAACTACCACGCGGCTCTGTACGCGGGAGACAACCACCCGTACCGCACCGCGACCAGCGGCGGCGTGCCCTTCGGCGACGGCCTCAACACCCTCTCGGACCGCGCCTTCGAGGACTTCGAGCGGGTGAAGTGGAACGACTGCACCGGCACCAACTGCCTGACCCCCAAGGGCTTCTCGCTCGCCCGGGTCCGCCTCGCCGAGGGCGTCTTCGTGGACCTCTACAACGTCCACACCAACGCCGACGACACGAACGACGCGCTGGCCGCCCGCCGCGCCAACGTCGAGCAGCTGTCGGACTTCATCCAGGCGAACTCGTCCGGCAACGCGGTGATCGTCATGGGTGACACCAACACCCGGTACACCCGCAGCGGCGACAACATCCGCACCCTCGCCGACGAGAACGGCCTGACGGACGCGTGGGTGCAGCTGGTCAAGGGCGGCGTCCGGCCGACGCAGGGCGCGGACGCGCTGCTGTGCCCGACGACGGCGCCGCCGAACGGCTGCGAGGTCGTCGACAAGGTCCTCTACCGCGGCAGCAAGCTCCTGACGCTCGACGCCACCCGCTACAACAACGAGTGGGCGTCCTTCCTGGACTCCGCGGGCGGTAACCTCTCCGACCACTTCCCGCACACGGTCGACTTCTCCTACACCCTCAACTCCGCCCTGAAGGCGAGCGACTTCTTCGGCGGCCCGCACGGCACGGCCTTCAACGACGCGCACAACCTGCCGACGTCGACGTCGGCATCCCCGCGCACCCTGACCCTGCGCGGCAGCTCCCGCCTGGACGCGGTGTCCCTGACGCACGACGGCGGCACGGCCCTCACCCACGGCGGCACGGGCGGCACGGCGACGTCCCTGACCCTGGCTTCCGGAGAACACCTCACCACCGTGAAACTGACGCAGGGTCAGAAGGACGGACGGACGCGGATCTTCTCGGCGTCGTTCACGACGGACAAGGGCCGTTCGCTGTCCGCCGGCACGGCGACGTCGGACGCCAAGACCTTCACGGCGCCGTCCGGTTGGCAGATCATCGGGTTCACGGGGCGGGCGGGCGACGAGGTCGACAAGTTGGGAGTGCTGTACGCGCCGATCGGCTGA